GGGCCTCTGCTATTTGTCAAACTTTATTTATTTACCGAACCCGAATCCAACTCAAGTATAGAATCCCGATCGGAAAAAGAAATCCAGCAAATAGAAGTAGATACCGGTATAAATATAGACCTTTAGGTCTTCTTATGCAATTCACCACCAATTCCCCATTCATCGAGAGAGGTACGAGTTACAAACAAATTTCCGATCATCACCATGTCGGCGAAGACGATTACTTTGAAGAGTTGTGACGAACAGATGTTTGTTATCGAGGAGGCCACTGCTTTGCAATCTAAAACCCTTGAGCACATGATCGCTGATAACCCAAGTGATGAGAATATCCCTGTGACGACTACCATCACCGCCAATGTCTTGGCAAAGGTAATCGAATACCTCAACAAACACGCTGAGGTTGAGACTAGCGATGAAGATAAAAAGATTTGGGATGCACAGTTTGTGAATTTTGATAACGCAAACCAAAATACATTGCCCCCTATATTGTTTGACATGATCCAGGCTGCCAAAATTCTCGAAATAAAGGGCTTGTCGTACTTGACAGCACAGAAAGTGGCGGACTGGATTAAAGGTAAGACACCAGATGAGATCATCGAGATGTTCCCTGTTAAAAACCAATTGACCCCTGATGAAGAAGAATGGATTCGTAGGGAAAATCCATGGGCTTTTCAAGATTAACTATTTCAGCTTAAGTTAAATTTGCAGCTGCAGAGATCAGGAGTAAATCATAGCTGGTGCATAGATTTCTTTCTTTCCATAGTACTCGTGTCTAGTGATTTTTCTAATTGTATCCATCAAAAGCTTGCGGTAGATAAATGTGATATGAGGAAAGTATCTCTTTATT
The nucleotide sequence above comes from Papaver somniferum cultivar HN1 unplaced genomic scaffold, ASM357369v1 unplaced-scaffold_3320, whole genome shotgun sequence. Encoded proteins:
- the LOC113342122 gene encoding SKP1-like protein 1A, yielding MSAKTITLKSCDEQMFVIEEATALQSKTLEHMIADNPSDENIPVTTTITANVLAKVIEYLNKHAEVETSDEDKKIWDAQFVNFDNANQNTLPPILFDMIQAAKILEIKGLSYLTAQKVADWIKGKTPDEIIEMFPLQRSGVNHSWCIDFFLSIVLVSSDFSNCIHQKLAVDKCDMRKTLAAAEPGAVLHFSSSSEMFWESDIQRTHDSSGMGFVDCKAKRVVATAGTVSGVIGKDY